A single genomic interval of Lathyrus oleraceus cultivar Zhongwan6 chromosome 7, CAAS_Psat_ZW6_1.0, whole genome shotgun sequence harbors:
- the LOC127100988 gene encoding cytochrome P450 71A9 → MLLLLLFVLFLSTFPFLLFFHIRKRTINAPYPPGPRGLPIIGNLHQLDTSNLYLQFSKLSKIHGPLFSLQLGLRPAIVVSSAEIAKEIFKNNDLVFSNRPILYGQQKLSYNGLEIVFSPYGEFWRDIRKTCVVHIFSAKRVSSYSSVRTFEVKQMIKKISNHAASSTVTNLSELLTSLSSTIICRIAFGKKYEDEGTERSKFHGMLHEFEAMLTAFFVSDYIPFTGWIDKLSGLRSRLERNFKEMDEFYQEVIDEHLDPNRQHTDEEVIVDVLLQLKKQRLFSIDLTFDHIKGVLMDMLVAATDTTAATTVWAMTALIKNPRVMKKVQQEIRNSRTKKEFLDEDDIQNFTYLKAVIKEILRLHLPAPLLVPRETRDKCTIGGYEIPAKTIVYVNAWEIQRDPNVWKDPEEFYPERFLESSINFLGQDFELIPFGAGRRICPGITMAVASLELFLANLLYSFDWELPHGLLKDDIDTERWPGLTQHKKNPLCLAAKFPI, encoded by the exons ATGTTATTACtacttttgtttgttttgttcCTAAGTACATTTCCATTTCTGCTTTTCTTTCACATACGTAAAAGAACCATTAATGCACCTTATCCACCCGGTCCTAGAGGCTTGCCAATAATAGGGAACCTTCATCAGCTAGACACTTCCAATCTTTATCTACAATTTTCAAAACTCTCAAAAATACATGGACCATTATTTTCACTTCAACTTGGTTTAAGACCAGCTATTGTTGTTTCTTCAGCTGAAATTGCCAAAGAAATATTCAAAAACAATGATCTTGTCTTTTCTAATAGACCTATATTATATGGTCAACAAAAGCTATCTTATAATGGTTTAGAAATTGTATTTTCTCCATATGGTGAGTTTTGGAGAGATATAAGAAAAACTTGTGTTGTTCATATATTTAGCGCCAAGCGTGTTTCATCTTATTCGTCTGTAAGAACGTTTGAGGTGAAACAAATGATCAAAAAGATTTCTAATCATGCTGCTTCTTCGACTGTTACGAATTTGAGTGAATTGTTAACTTCTCTCTCGAGTACGATAATCTGTAGGATTGCTTTCGGGAAGAAGTATGAGGACGAAGGAACAGAAAGGAGCAAATTCCATGGAATGCTGCATGAGTTTGAGGCTATGTTGACAGCTTTCTTTGTTTCTGATTATATTCCATTCACGGGTTGGATTGATAAACTATCTGGACTTCGTTCGCGTCTCGAGCGAAATTTCAAGGAGATGGATGAGTTCTACCAAGAGGTTATTGATGAACATTTGGATCCAAATAGACAACATACAGATGAAGAGGTTATTGTTGATGTTTTACTCCAATTGAAGAAACAACGTTTGTTTTCAATTGATCTCACTTTTGATCACATCAAAGGAGTCCTCATG GACATGCTTGTAGCTGCAACAGATACTACAGCAGCGACAACAGTTTGGGCTATGACCGCGCTAATAAAAAATCCAAGAGTGATGAAGAAAGTACAACAAGAGATTAGGAATTCAAGAACTAAAAAAGAGTTCTTAGATGAAGATGATATACAAAATTTCACCTACTTGAAAGCAGTGATAAAAGAGATATTAAGATTGCATCTACCAGCACCATTGCTTGTGCCAAGAGAAACAAGAGATAAATGCACAATAGGCGGGTACGAAATTCCTGCAAAGACAATAGTTTATGTGAATGCTTGGGAAATTCAAAGAGACCCTAATGTTTGGAAAGATCCCGAAGAGTTTTATCCTGAGAGATTCTTAGAAAGTTCGATTAATTTTCTCGGGCAAGACTTTGAACTAATTCCCTTTGGAGCTGGTCGTAGAATTTGTCCCGGTATAACTATGGCAGTTGCATCATTGGAACTTTTTCTTGCTAATCTTCTGTATTCCTTTGATTGGGAATTACCACATGGATTGCTAAAGGATGATATTGATACCGAAAGGTGGCCAGGACTCACTCAACACAAGAAGAATCCTCTTTGTCTTGCAGCCAAGTTTCCTATTTAG
- the LOC127104702 gene encoding uncharacterized protein LOC127104702 has product MTSKKDVKSLEKDGKVVAKWGDNSKTESLLKICIEEIEAGNRPTTHFSKEGWKNITEKFQNKTGYAYDRTQLKNRWDTLKREFSSFVKLVDKQTGVGWDHEKKTIMADDDWWAEKSKEDPDILKWKHGGPKFVELLDKCFKGAIATGFTLYKPYEDQLPCEGSKSVFEDDRENNTITEDEGDADNFDVGTEVQPNPTPSSSKKRKNMTSDNSSKSLGESSDDSSYESDNTSEIDIEVQQVDRSQYHIATVMAAFVVTNHVLKYIVKEKKTTSILSGQLWFVELIIGNDNRFFEQLRMRKQVFQNLRNKNRFFNRKGHTSTNVMAVCDFNMCFTFALCGWEGSVHDAKILMDTLRKPNLRFPYPTEGKYYLVDSGYPSLKGFLAPYKNARYHLTHFRLAPGFKSRNENFNYYHSSLRSVIERTFDVVKARWKVLQEMPNFKLQTQMAIIWACFALHNFLRRTDSSDLDILESLENINGLQDNEQDFHEGDGNGVPTHGEWQAPTQADVRYIEEIRNTIRDQLARNMGRQRQ; this is encoded by the exons ATGACATCTAAAAAAGATGTGAAAAGTTTAGAGAAGGATGGAAAAGTTGTTGCAAAATGGGGGGATAACAGTAAAACAGAAAGTTTGCTGAAAATTTGCATTGAAGAAATAGAAGCGGGTAATAGGCCAACTACCCACTTCAGTAAAGAAGGGTGGAAGAATATTActgaaaaatttcaaaataaaaccGGATATGCTTATGATCGCACTCAACTAAAGAATAGATGGGATACATTGAAAAGAGAGTTTTCGTCATTTGTGAAGTTAGTGGATAAGCAAACTGGAGTAGGATGGGATCATGAAAAGAAAACTATCATGGCTGACGATGATTGGTGGGCTGAAAAAAGTAAG GAGGATCCAGATATTTTGAAATGGAAACATGGAGGACCTAAGTTTGTTGAATTGCTAGATAAATGTTTCAAGGGTGCCATAGCTACTGGATTCACCCTTTACAAACCATATGAAGATCAATTACCATGTGAAGGATCAAAATCTGTTTTTGAAGACGATCGTGAGAATAACACAATTACTGAGGATGAAGGAGATGCAGATAATTTTGATGTTGGCACTGAAGTACAACCCAACCCAACACCAAGTTCTTCCAAAAAGAGAAAG AATAT GACGAGTGACAATTCAAGTAAGAGTTTGGGTGAGAGTTCAGATGATAGTTCATATGAGAGTGACAATACTTCTGAAATAGATATTGAAGTCCAACAGGTTGATAGAAGTCAATATCATATTGCAACGGTGATGGCTGCTTTTGTGGTTACAAACCATGTTTTGAAATACATTGTCAAAGAAAAGAAAACTACGTCAATTCTCTCTGGCCAACTATGGTTTGTAGAGTTGATAATAGGAAATGATAACAGGTTTTTTGAGCAACTTCGAATGAGGAAACAAGTCTTTCAGAATTTG AGAAACAAAAACCGTTTTTTCAATAGGAAAGGACATACAAGTACTAATGTGATGGCTGTGTGTGACTTCAATATGTGCTTTACTTTTGCATTGTGTGGATGGGAAGGATCTGTTCATGATGCAAAGATTCTTATGGATACTCTTCGTAAACCCAATTTACGATTTCCTTATCCCACAGAAG GTAAATACTATCTTGTAGATTCAGGATACCCGTCACTTAAAGGTTTCTTGGCACCATACAAGAATGCAAGGTATCATCTTACACATTTTAGACTTGCTCCAGGATTCAAATCAAGAAATGAAAATTTTAATTATTATCATTCTAGTTTGAGAAGTGTGATTGAAAGAACTTTTGACGTGGTAAAAGCAAGATGGAAAGTATTACAAGAAATGCCTAATTTCAAGCTTCAAACTCAAATGGCTATTATTTGGGCTTGTTTTGCACTTCATAACTTTTTAAGAAGAACAGACTCAAGTGACTTGGATATTCTTGAAAGTTTAGAGAACATCAATGGTTTACAAGACAATGAGCAAGACTTCCATGAAGGAGATGGAAATGGTGTACCTACTCATGGTGAATGGCAAGCTCCAACTCAAGCTGATGTTAGATATATTGAAGAAATAAGAAACACTATCAGAGACCAATTGGCAAGAAACATGGGGCGACAGCGGcaataa